One Sphingomonas sp. FARSPH DNA segment encodes these proteins:
- a CDS encoding ABC transporter ATP-binding protein, with protein MTIARPKPVVTIERLSHSYGGIEGGTLILDDVELTVNEGEVVGLLGRSGSGKSTLLRSIAGLVSPTAGELTFAPDDAGDPRSVAMVFQSFALMPWLTVQQNVELGLEAQRVPADERRRRALAAIDLIGLDGFENAFPKELSGGMRQRVGLARALVVEPSLLLMDEPFSALDVLTAETLRTDLLDLWDEDKLGISSILIVTHNIEEAVLMCDRILVLASNPGRIVAEFRVDLPQPRDRLDPVFRDLVEQIYARMTQRPVPSPASATPSIEHGIDRPLPDVSVNTLAGLIEEVEAAPFSGRAPLSALADTLQLEIDDLFPIVESLQLLQFIDVVDGDAVLTKRGHAFAQEDTDQRKANFRRTLETHVRLARHIRTVLDERPTHQAPARRFRDELEDHMSPDFAEVTLKTVTEWGRYAELFAYDDDDDRFSLDDPA; from the coding sequence ATGACCATTGCCCGCCCCAAGCCCGTCGTCACCATCGAGCGCCTGAGCCATAGTTATGGCGGCATCGAAGGCGGCACGCTGATCCTCGATGATGTCGAGCTGACCGTGAACGAGGGTGAGGTCGTCGGCCTGCTCGGGCGGTCGGGCTCGGGCAAATCCACCCTACTGCGCTCGATCGCTGGCCTGGTCAGCCCGACCGCGGGCGAGCTGACCTTCGCTCCTGACGATGCCGGTGATCCCCGATCGGTCGCGATGGTATTCCAGTCGTTTGCGCTGATGCCGTGGCTGACCGTCCAGCAGAATGTCGAGCTGGGCCTTGAAGCGCAGCGGGTGCCTGCGGATGAACGACGCCGACGTGCATTGGCCGCGATCGACCTGATCGGCCTCGACGGGTTCGAGAACGCCTTCCCCAAGGAGTTGTCGGGCGGGATGCGCCAGCGCGTCGGTCTGGCGCGCGCGCTGGTGGTCGAACCGTCGCTGCTGTTGATGGACGAGCCGTTCTCCGCACTCGACGTATTAACGGCCGAGACGTTGCGAACCGATCTTCTCGATCTGTGGGACGAGGACAAGCTCGGCATCTCGTCGATCCTGATCGTCACCCACAATATCGAGGAAGCCGTGCTGATGTGCGACCGCATCCTCGTGCTGGCATCCAACCCCGGGCGGATCGTCGCGGAGTTCCGGGTCGATCTTCCGCAACCGCGGGATCGGCTCGATCCGGTTTTCCGTGATCTGGTCGAGCAGATTTATGCCCGGATGACGCAGCGCCCCGTGCCGTCGCCCGCATCCGCTACGCCGTCGATCGAACACGGTATCGATCGTCCGCTACCCGACGTGTCGGTCAACACGCTCGCCGGCCTGATTGAGGAGGTCGAGGCCGCCCCTTTCTCGGGCCGCGCGCCGCTCTCAGCCCTCGCGGACACGCTTCAACTCGAAATCGATGACCTGTTTCCGATTGTGGAAAGCCTTCAGCTCCTGCAGTTTATCGACGTGGTGGACGGGGATGCGGTGCTGACCAAGCGCGGTCACGCATTCGCGCAAGAGGACACGGATCAGCGGAAGGCCAATTTCCGGCGCACGCTGGAGACACATGTGCGGCTTGCCCGTCATATCCGCACGGTGCTGGACGAGCGGCCGACACACCAGGCACCGGCACGTCGTTTCCGCGACGAGCTCGAGGATCACATGTCGCCTGACTTTGCCGAGGTGACGCTGAAGACAGTAACGGAATGGGGCCGCTACGCGGAGCTGTTCGCCTATGACGATGACGATGACAGGTTCAGCCTCGATGACCCGGCCTGA
- the tnpA gene encoding IS66-like element accessory protein TnpA, whose amino-acid sequence MATRIIEMVGPEPRRRFSEDDKARIVSEAMMPGASVLEVARRHRVCTSLVYRWRRTLLRDGVASEALPLPGPAFIPVEVAGAPMVPHSEPLGPGVVEVVGPAGQRIRLAPPIDARVLKTVLAGFA is encoded by the coding sequence ATGGCGACGCGAATTATCGAGATGGTTGGGCCTGAACCGCGCCGGCGGTTCAGCGAAGATGACAAGGCGCGGATCGTGTCGGAGGCGATGATGCCGGGTGCCAGCGTGCTGGAGGTGGCGCGGCGACACCGGGTGTGCACGTCGCTGGTGTATCGCTGGCGACGCACGCTGCTGCGCGACGGGGTGGCGAGCGAAGCATTGCCGTTGCCGGGGCCGGCATTCATTCCGGTCGAGGTGGCGGGCGCGCCCATGGTGCCGCATTCGGAGCCGCTCGGACCGGGTGTGGTGGAAGTGGTCGGCCCGGCCGGGCAACGCATCCGCCTGGCACCTCCCATCGACGCGCGGGTGCTCAAGACCGTGCTGGCGGGGTTTGCTTGA
- a CDS encoding ISNCY family transposase, which yields MPHRCLPQCRTCGLRITSSARWRRPDAYVRDHYPDFGPTLAAEKLLEQHGEKVGVTTLSRWMKEAGLWIDRRSRRPRIFSPREPRECRGELIQVDGSYHRWFEKRGDECCLIVFIDDATSELMYLQFVEHETSYNYMSGLKIYIERFGIPGALFSDRHAIFRVPNLTSEGERGQTQFARACVRLGIETICAKTPQAKGRVERANRTLQDRLIKEMRLRDISTMEKGNLFLGEYIRMHNEQFARPPRSDQNGHRPAPNLDLRSLMTYTVERKVFKDLTVSFNKIRYVLEESETSCRAIGKRVIVAVPLEGAVEILFEEIPLPYKIFDKIRRVPGTPEVFDHKQLGAAFALAKAIGEAEPHHFQRNGHVLAGFRKQFSDPADLKSKSLQGASASVRKTFNGRPRTPLGRHPIVIAEPARRN from the coding sequence ATGCCGCACCGGTGTCTGCCACAGTGCCGAACCTGTGGCTTGCGCATCACCTCGTCAGCAAGGTGGAGAAGACCGGACGCTTACGTCCGAGACCACTATCCCGATTTTGGTCCCACGCTTGCAGCTGAGAAACTCCTCGAGCAACATGGAGAGAAGGTCGGCGTAACGACGCTGAGCAGGTGGATGAAAGAAGCCGGTCTTTGGATCGACCGTCGCAGCCGCCGACCGAGGATCTTCTCACCTCGAGAACCGCGCGAATGCCGCGGCGAACTGATCCAAGTTGACGGATCGTACCACCGTTGGTTCGAGAAGCGTGGCGACGAGTGCTGCCTGATCGTCTTCATCGACGATGCCACTAGCGAGCTCATGTACCTTCAGTTCGTTGAGCACGAGACGTCTTATAACTATATGAGCGGCCTGAAGATCTACATCGAACGTTTCGGCATCCCTGGTGCGCTGTTCTCTGACCGACACGCGATCTTTCGCGTTCCCAACCTGACTTCCGAGGGCGAGCGGGGTCAGACGCAGTTTGCGCGTGCTTGCGTGCGTCTCGGTATCGAGACGATCTGTGCGAAAACGCCGCAGGCCAAGGGTCGGGTGGAGCGCGCCAACCGCACTCTCCAGGACCGGCTGATCAAGGAGATGCGACTTCGTGACATCTCGACAATGGAGAAGGGCAACCTATTCCTCGGCGAATATATACGTATGCACAACGAGCAGTTCGCGCGCCCACCACGAAGCGATCAGAACGGTCATCGGCCGGCGCCCAACCTCGATCTCCGATCACTGATGACGTACACGGTCGAGCGGAAGGTCTTCAAGGATCTGACCGTTTCGTTCAACAAAATTAGGTACGTCCTGGAAGAGTCGGAGACCAGTTGTAGAGCGATCGGAAAGCGAGTGATCGTTGCTGTCCCGCTCGAAGGTGCCGTGGAGATCCTCTTCGAGGAGATCCCCCTTCCCTACAAAATCTTCGACAAGATCCGCCGCGTGCCTGGCACTCCCGAAGTTTTCGATCACAAGCAGTTGGGTGCGGCGTTCGCGCTCGCAAAGGCGATCGGTGAGGCCGAGCCGCACCACTTCCAGAGAAATGGGCACGTGCTGGCGGGATTCCGCAAGCAGTTCTCGGATCCTGCCGACCTGAAAAGCAAGTCGCTTCAGGGCGCTTCGGCCTCTGTCCGCAAGACGTTCAACGGTCGACCTCGTACACCTCTTGGTCGTCATCCGATCGTCATTGCGGAACCCGCTCGGCGAAATTGA
- a CDS encoding metal/formaldehyde-sensitive transcriptional repressor codes for MSHVEKEKKKLLNRLKRMRGQLEAIERAVEEDRECARVLQQATACRGALDGFIAEVIEDHIREHLIDPSSSADSPQRAAAEELVEIVHAYLT; via the coding sequence ATGAGCCACGTCGAAAAAGAGAAGAAGAAGCTGCTCAACCGCCTCAAACGCATGCGCGGGCAGCTTGAGGCGATCGAGCGCGCGGTCGAGGAGGACCGCGAGTGCGCGCGCGTGCTGCAACAGGCGACGGCGTGCCGGGGCGCACTGGACGGCTTCATTGCCGAGGTCATCGAGGACCACATCCGCGAGCATCTGATCGATCCGTCGTCGTCCGCTGACAGCCCGCAACGTGCCGCGGCAGAGGAATTGGTCGAGATCGTTCATGCGTATCTGACGTGA
- a CDS encoding MBL fold metallo-hydrolase, translating into MKVRILGSGTSSGVPRIGNDWGACDPAEPRNRRSRASLLVEHDGVRILIDTSPDMREQLLAADVGAVDAIIWTHDHADHCHGIDDVRQIFHALGRPVVGYARQATLDALQRRFTYAFAGREGYPPTIAANVLPDRLTIGGVTIDVVDQPHGNILSAGLRFTADGRSVGYATDFHVMTDAMRALYADLDVWIVDALRYAPHPTHPDVPAVLGWIAELKPRRSAFIHMDQSMDYATLRATLPAGVEPGYDGLEFHS; encoded by the coding sequence GTGAAGGTGCGCATCCTCGGTTCCGGCACGTCGTCAGGCGTGCCGCGGATCGGCAATGACTGGGGCGCGTGCGATCCCGCGGAGCCGCGTAACCGGCGCAGCCGCGCCTCGCTGCTCGTCGAGCATGACGGCGTCCGCATCCTTATAGACACCAGTCCCGACATGCGCGAGCAATTGCTTGCCGCCGACGTCGGCGCAGTGGACGCGATCATTTGGACGCACGATCACGCCGATCACTGTCACGGCATCGACGACGTCCGTCAGATTTTTCACGCTCTCGGTCGCCCCGTCGTCGGTTATGCACGGCAAGCGACGCTGGACGCGCTGCAACGGCGCTTCACCTACGCTTTCGCGGGCCGCGAGGGGTATCCACCAACGATCGCGGCAAACGTTCTGCCCGACCGGCTGACGATTGGTGGCGTGACGATCGACGTGGTCGACCAGCCGCATGGCAACATCCTGTCCGCCGGACTGCGCTTCACGGCCGATGGCAGGTCCGTGGGCTATGCCACGGATTTCCATGTGATGACCGATGCGATGCGTGCGCTATATGCCGACCTTGACGTGTGGATCGTCGACGCGTTGCGCTACGCCCCGCATCCGACGCATCCCGATGTGCCCGCGGTGCTGGGCTGGATTGCCGAGCTGAAACCGCGGCGGTCAGCCTTCATACATATGGACCAGAGCATGGACTATGCCACGCTCCGCGCGACGCTGCCCGCCGGCGTGGAGCCGGGCTATGACGGGCTGGAATTCCATTCATGA
- a CDS encoding retropepsin-like aspartic protease family protein codes for MTPDWGGQAALCLLLLILPISALIARRVPILRVLLSLASWAAIGAVALVAINQRERFDPYLQRIAAALKLDDQSVVGRETRIRMSGDGHFWARVRIDGVERRMLVDSGATVTALSAATAAAAGLDIKSGLFPLVINTANGQVEAQTATVRDVRLGDIAARDLGVVVSPAFGDTDVLGMNFLSKLKSWRVEGRTLILVPHHPNVLT; via the coding sequence ATGACGCCGGATTGGGGCGGTCAGGCCGCCCTGTGTCTGCTCCTGCTCATCCTGCCGATCTCGGCACTGATCGCGCGCCGCGTACCGATCCTGCGCGTGTTGCTGTCGCTGGCGAGCTGGGCGGCGATCGGGGCCGTCGCGCTGGTCGCGATCAACCAGCGCGAACGGTTCGATCCCTATCTGCAGCGGATCGCGGCGGCGCTGAAGCTGGACGATCAATCCGTCGTCGGACGGGAAACGCGCATCCGGATGAGCGGTGACGGTCATTTCTGGGCGCGCGTGCGGATCGACGGCGTCGAGCGACGGATGCTCGTCGACAGCGGCGCGACGGTTACCGCTCTATCGGCCGCGACGGCCGCTGCTGCGGGCCTCGACATCAAATCTGGCCTGTTTCCGTTGGTGATCAACACCGCGAACGGTCAGGTCGAAGCCCAGACTGCGACGGTGCGCGACGTCCGGCTAGGCGACATCGCCGCGCGCGATCTGGGCGTCGTCGTATCGCCGGCATTCGGCGACACCGACGTGCTCGGCATGAACTTTCTGTCGAAGCTGAAGTCGTGGCGGGTCGAAGGGCGGACGCTGATCCTGGTACCACACCATCCAAATGTTTTAACATAA
- the tnpB gene encoding IS66 family insertion sequence element accessory protein TnpB (TnpB, as the term is used for proteins encoded by IS66 family insertion elements, is considered an accessory protein, since TnpC, encoded by a neighboring gene, is a DDE family transposase.) codes for MIGPPGGVRVYLAAGVTDMRKGFDGLAALVQQRLRQDPFGGAVYAFRGKRGDLVKLLWWDGQGLVLHAKRLERGRFTWPATADGVAVLTPAQLSMLLEGVDWRHPIRSSQPTLAW; via the coding sequence TTGATCGGGCCGCCGGGCGGTGTCCGGGTGTATCTGGCGGCCGGGGTCACGGACATGCGCAAGGGCTTCGACGGGCTGGCCGCGCTGGTACAGCAGCGGCTGCGCCAGGATCCGTTTGGCGGTGCGGTGTACGCCTTCCGGGGCAAGCGTGGCGATCTGGTCAAGCTGCTGTGGTGGGATGGTCAGGGTCTCGTGCTCCATGCCAAGCGTCTGGAGCGGGGCCGGTTCACCTGGCCGGCGACCGCGGACGGCGTCGCGGTGCTGACCCCGGCGCAGCTGTCGATGCTGCTCGAAGGGGTGGACTGGCGGCATCCGATCCGGTCCTCGCAGCCGACCTTGGCCTGGTAA
- a CDS encoding IS30 family transposase: MGSYTHLDLDERRKLYQLTSAGRSPRQAAAELGRHPSTIYRELKRNHRFDEEPMFRGYFPLTAQSMAAGRRLRGAKISRYPELASYIVDRLEAAWSPEQIAGYLRHRTAGPLRVSHETIYQFVYGPDGQAAKLARLLPTGRRKRRRRYARKPRGLNIPPAHTIAARPPDIAERADFGHWEGDLIAFKLQHGKANLTSLVERRSRFTVLTPNSSRHSAGIMEGIERHLGTFPPSLRRTITLDRGTEFAGYGRLRESLGMTAYFCQPSAPWQKGSVENSNGRIRRFLPSDTDIAQVPRGELEQLVDRLNRTPRKCLAYRTPGEVLAEQVALVLEAEP; this comes from the coding sequence ATGGGCAGCTACACGCATCTGGATCTCGACGAGCGCCGCAAGCTGTATCAGCTCACCAGCGCCGGTAGAAGTCCGCGCCAGGCGGCGGCCGAGCTCGGGCGTCACCCGTCCACGATCTACCGCGAGCTGAAGCGCAATCACCGGTTTGACGAAGAGCCGATGTTCCGCGGGTACTTTCCGCTGACTGCTCAATCGATGGCGGCTGGGCGACGGCTTAGGGGCGCGAAAATCAGCCGCTATCCCGAGCTCGCCAGCTACATCGTCGACCGGCTGGAAGCCGCCTGGTCGCCGGAGCAGATTGCCGGCTACCTTCGGCACCGTACCGCAGGGCCGCTTCGGGTGAGCCATGAAACGATCTACCAGTTCGTGTATGGGCCCGACGGTCAGGCGGCCAAGCTGGCACGGCTGCTGCCCACCGGCAGGCGGAAACGCCGACGTCGCTACGCTCGCAAGCCACGCGGCCTGAACATCCCGCCCGCCCACACCATCGCGGCTCGACCGCCAGACATCGCTGAGCGGGCCGACTTTGGCCATTGGGAAGGCGACCTCATCGCGTTCAAGCTGCAGCACGGTAAGGCTAACCTCACCTCGCTGGTTGAGCGCCGGAGCCGCTTCACCGTGCTGACGCCCAACAGCAGCCGTCACTCGGCCGGCATCATGGAAGGCATCGAGCGCCACCTCGGCACCTTCCCCCCTTCCCTCCGTCGCACCATCACGCTTGACCGGGGCACCGAGTTCGCCGGGTATGGGCGCCTACGGGAGAGCTTGGGCATGACCGCGTACTTCTGCCAGCCCTCAGCGCCATGGCAGAAGGGCAGCGTGGAGAACAGCAACGGCAGGATACGGCGCTTCCTGCCCTCCGACACGGACATCGCACAGGTACCGCGAGGCGAGCTCGAGCAGTTGGTAGACCGCCTCAACCGAACGCCACGCAAGTGCCTTGCATATCGAACGCCGGGCGAGGTCCTGGCCGAGCAGGTCGCCCTCGTGCTTGAAGCGGAACCGTGA
- a CDS encoding carbohydrate porin, producing the protein MIRTPSLLASACALASVTLHAPAMAQDVQERAPAVTAPAATVLPDAMPADERIAIHGQATFVLQGTPGFASPYSGTNSLTPRQAKETVDVTLYAGVRPWAGGELWVNPEIDQGFGLSNTLGVAGFPSAEAYKVGRSNPYFRLQRLFFRQTIGLGGEREAVAGVANQLGGSRMTDRLVLTAGKFGVGDVFDTNSYAHDPRGDFLNWSAVDAGSFDYAADAWGYTTGVAAEWYRRAWTLRLGAFNLSKVPNGETLETGFQQYQFDAEIEHRHMLAGRPGAVRVTVFRNRGRFGRFDEALALARLTGDDADTALVRRRRTRAGISVNAEQAVTDALGIFARAGIADGQVEPYDFTDIDRTAQLGLVLKGAWWRRVGDTVGAVFIVNGISREHQRYLDAGGLGVLVGDGRLPHPGSEYIGEAYYKLVAVKGVEFSLDYQFVANPGYNRDRGPANVFAFRAHGAF; encoded by the coding sequence ATGATCCGGACACCCTCGCTGCTGGCGAGCGCCTGCGCGCTTGCCAGCGTCACTCTTCACGCGCCTGCGATGGCTCAGGACGTTCAGGAGCGCGCGCCCGCCGTCACCGCGCCCGCCGCAACCGTCCTGCCAGATGCGATGCCCGCGGATGAACGCATTGCGATCCACGGTCAGGCGACATTCGTCCTCCAAGGCACGCCTGGCTTCGCCTCTCCGTACAGCGGCACCAACAGCCTGACGCCGCGGCAGGCCAAGGAGACGGTGGACGTGACGCTTTACGCCGGCGTGCGCCCGTGGGCGGGTGGCGAGCTATGGGTGAACCCCGAGATCGATCAGGGTTTCGGTCTATCGAACACGCTGGGCGTCGCAGGCTTCCCCAGCGCGGAGGCGTACAAGGTCGGCCGGAGCAATCCCTATTTCCGGCTTCAGCGGCTGTTCTTCCGCCAGACAATCGGATTGGGCGGGGAGCGCGAGGCGGTAGCGGGCGTCGCCAACCAGCTTGGCGGATCGCGCATGACCGATCGCCTCGTTCTGACCGCGGGCAAGTTCGGCGTCGGCGATGTGTTCGACACCAACAGCTACGCGCACGATCCGCGCGGCGATTTCCTCAACTGGTCGGCGGTCGATGCCGGCAGCTTCGATTATGCCGCGGATGCTTGGGGCTACACTACCGGCGTCGCGGCCGAATGGTATCGACGCGCATGGACGCTGCGCTTGGGCGCCTTCAACCTGTCGAAGGTGCCCAACGGCGAAACCCTGGAGACAGGGTTTCAACAATACCAGTTCGATGCCGAGATCGAGCATCGTCATATGCTGGCCGGTCGGCCGGGAGCCGTGCGTGTAACGGTGTTCCGCAATCGCGGACGGTTCGGGCGCTTTGACGAAGCGCTGGCGCTGGCAAGGCTCACCGGCGACGATGCCGATACGGCGCTAGTGCGTCGTCGGCGCACGCGCGCCGGTATCAGCGTCAACGCGGAGCAGGCCGTCACCGACGCGCTGGGCATCTTCGCTCGCGCCGGCATTGCCGATGGCCAGGTCGAGCCCTATGATTTCACCGATATCGATCGCACGGCGCAGCTCGGCTTGGTGCTTAAAGGCGCCTGGTGGCGACGTGTCGGCGATACGGTCGGCGCGGTGTTCATCGTCAACGGCATCAGCCGCGAGCATCAGCGCTATCTCGACGCGGGCGGCTTGGGGGTTCTGGTCGGCGATGGGCGGCTTCCGCACCCCGGCTCGGAATATATCGGCGAAGCCTATTACAAACTGGTCGCGGTAAAGGGCGTCGAGTTCTCGCTCGACTATCAGTTCGTCGCAAACCCCGGTTACAATCGCGACCGCGGCCCGGCCAACGTGTTCGCGTTTCGCGCGCACGGAGCCTTTTGA
- the tnpC gene encoding IS66 family transposase gives MLIAAGAELEQLRMQVARLRRMAFGRSSEKLTHQADQLELGLEEREAEAATAAMPVVTRTRETARPYRQPLPDHLPRTEVVHEAPCVCPDCGGAMRRMGEDVTEQLDYVPASFRVVRHVRPRLSCRSCERIVQAPLPSMPIERGRPGAGLLAHVLVSKYANHLPLYRQSGIYARQGVDLARSTLADWVGRSAALLGPLVDALERHVMGGATLHADDTPVPVLAPGAGRTRTGRLWTYVRDERGAGGEAPPAVLFHYAPDRKGERPAGHLARFRGDLHADGYAGFDRLYGDRIAEVACWAHVRRKFFDVHAATGSPTAREALDHIAGLYAVERDVRGRLPDERRHARQARAGPLLDAFRQWLDATGPKLSRRSDLAVAIRYALARWQALTRYADDGRLEIDNNAAERSLRGIAVGRKNWLFAGSDQGGHRAASIYSLVETARLNGVDPEAWLADTIRRIADHPARRVAELLPWNYRPV, from the coding sequence ATGCTCATTGCTGCCGGCGCCGAGCTGGAGCAGTTGCGGATGCAGGTCGCGCGGCTGCGGCGCATGGCCTTCGGCCGTTCGTCGGAGAAGCTGACGCACCAGGCTGACCAGCTGGAACTCGGGCTGGAAGAGCGCGAGGCGGAAGCCGCCACTGCGGCGATGCCGGTGGTCACCCGGACACGGGAGACCGCCAGGCCGTATCGACAGCCGCTGCCCGATCATCTGCCCCGCACCGAGGTCGTGCATGAGGCACCGTGCGTCTGCCCCGACTGCGGTGGTGCCATGCGGCGCATGGGCGAGGACGTTACGGAACAGCTCGACTATGTGCCCGCCTCGTTCCGGGTCGTGCGCCACGTCCGGCCGCGGCTCAGCTGCCGGTCATGCGAGCGCATAGTGCAGGCGCCGTTGCCGTCCATGCCCATCGAGCGCGGTCGACCCGGTGCGGGGCTGCTCGCCCATGTGCTGGTGTCCAAATACGCCAACCATCTGCCGCTCTACCGCCAGTCGGGCATCTATGCTCGCCAGGGCGTCGACCTTGCCCGCTCCACGCTCGCCGACTGGGTCGGGCGCTCGGCCGCGCTCCTCGGCCCCTTGGTCGACGCGCTCGAGCGCCACGTCATGGGCGGCGCGACCCTCCATGCCGACGACACGCCGGTGCCGGTACTGGCCCCTGGTGCCGGTCGCACCAGGACGGGCAGGCTGTGGACCTATGTACGCGACGAGCGCGGGGCTGGCGGCGAGGCTCCGCCCGCCGTGCTGTTCCACTACGCGCCCGACCGCAAGGGCGAACGACCCGCCGGACATCTTGCCCGGTTCCGGGGCGATCTGCACGCCGATGGCTATGCCGGGTTCGACCGCCTCTATGGCGACCGCATCGCAGAGGTGGCCTGCTGGGCGCATGTCAGGCGCAAGTTCTTCGACGTCCATGCCGCAACCGGCTCCCCCACGGCCCGCGAGGCACTGGACCATATCGCCGGCCTCTATGCCGTCGAACGGGATGTGCGTGGCCGGCTCCCTGACGAGCGACGGCACGCGCGCCAGGCCAGGGCCGGACCGCTGCTCGATGCCTTCCGCCAGTGGCTCGACGCGACCGGACCGAAGCTGTCCCGGCGCTCCGACCTTGCGGTCGCCATCCGCTATGCGCTCGCCCGCTGGCAGGCGCTGACCCGCTATGCCGACGATGGTCGCCTGGAGATCGACAACAATGCCGCCGAGCGCTCGCTGCGCGGTATCGCCGTCGGGCGCAAAAACTGGCTATTCGCGGGCTCCGACCAGGGCGGGCACCGCGCCGCCAGCATCTACAGCCTGGTGGAAACCGCCAGGCTCAACGGCGTCGACCCCGAGGCCTGGCTGGCCGACACCATCAGACGCATCGCAGACCATCCGGCCCGCCGGGTCGCTGAACTGCTGCCGTGGAACTACCGGCCCGTTTGA
- a CDS encoding ABC transporter permease, producing MFAILLAAGVGVAKGVHDAIEPLSRLRVEAVTLDWRNLPQYALLTTLRLFAALAASFVFTVLAATAAAKSRRAELVIIPALDILQSVPVLGFMTFTVTAFMGLFPGSRVGVECAAIFAIFTSQAWNMAFSLYQSLRQVPADLNEVASGFGLSPLRRLLRVELPFSTPGLVWNAMMSMSGGWFFVVASEAISVGHTQIMLPGIGSWLALAIERQDLTAVAQAVAAMAIVILLYDQLVFRPIIAWADRFRVEQTASAHPPQSWVYDLFRRARLLPSLTAPLRAGAALIFVAEAAPRQMVQRRRFAPRKDDRLPGLHLWTVLVIAAAIAASLYAVRFLGQTLTPGDAVRALGYGLLTLLRVVVLIAIASLIWVPIGVWIGLRPLWAARIQPVAQFLAAFPANVLFPIAVVVIVRFHLDADVWLSPLMVLGTQWYILFNVIAGASAIPNDLIEANRMFGVRGWQWWRRLILPGIFPYYVTGALTASGGSWNASIVAEAVSWGSTHLRATGLGSYIADATAAGDSARVLLGIMVMSVFVIAINRLLFRPLYRISERRLRLS from the coding sequence CTGTTCGCGATCCTGCTTGCCGCCGGTGTCGGCGTCGCCAAGGGTGTGCATGACGCGATCGAGCCGCTGTCACGGCTTCGCGTGGAGGCGGTGACGCTCGATTGGCGCAATCTGCCCCAATATGCGCTGCTGACGACGCTACGCCTGTTCGCCGCGCTGGCGGCATCCTTCGTCTTCACGGTGCTCGCCGCGACCGCGGCGGCCAAGAGCCGGCGCGCCGAACTGGTCATCATCCCGGCGCTCGACATCCTCCAGTCAGTGCCGGTGCTCGGCTTCATGACCTTTACCGTCACCGCGTTCATGGGCCTGTTTCCCGGCAGCCGGGTGGGCGTTGAATGCGCCGCGATCTTCGCGATCTTCACCAGCCAGGCCTGGAACATGGCCTTCAGCCTGTACCAATCGCTGCGACAGGTGCCCGCAGACCTGAACGAGGTCGCCAGCGGGTTCGGTCTGTCGCCGTTGCGCCGGCTGCTGCGCGTCGAGCTTCCGTTTTCGACGCCGGGCCTCGTGTGGAACGCGATGATGTCGATGTCGGGCGGCTGGTTCTTCGTCGTCGCGTCGGAAGCGATCAGCGTCGGTCATACCCAGATCATGCTGCCCGGCATCGGGTCGTGGCTCGCGCTCGCGATCGAGCGACAGGACCTAACGGCGGTAGCGCAGGCGGTCGCCGCGATGGCGATCGTCATCCTGCTTTACGACCAACTTGTGTTCCGGCCCATCATCGCCTGGGCGGACCGCTTCCGCGTCGAACAGACCGCCAGCGCCCATCCGCCGCAGTCCTGGGTTTACGACCTCTTCCGGCGTGCTCGGTTGCTGCCGTCGCTGACGGCGCCGCTAAGGGCCGGAGCGGCGCTGATCTTCGTGGCGGAGGCCGCGCCCCGACAGATGGTGCAGCGTCGCCGGTTCGCACCGCGCAAGGACGACCGGTTGCCGGGCCTGCACTTGTGGACGGTGCTGGTCATCGCTGCCGCGATCGCGGCGAGCCTCTATGCCGTTCGCTTCCTCGGCCAGACGCTGACACCAGGCGATGCCGTACGGGCGCTGGGTTACGGCCTGCTGACCTTGCTGCGCGTCGTCGTGCTGATCGCCATCGCCAGCCTGATCTGGGTGCCGATCGGTGTCTGGATCGGCCTGCGCCCGCTGTGGGCGGCGCGCATCCAGCCGGTCGCGCAGTTCCTCGCCGCCTTCCCGGCCAACGTCCTGTTCCCGATCGCGGTGGTCGTCATCGTCCGCTTCCACCTCGATGCCGACGTGTGGCTGTCGCCGCTGATGGTGCTGGGCACGCAATGGTACATCCTGTTCAACGTCATCGCCGGCGCAAGCGCGATCCCCAACGATCTGATCGAGGCGAACCGGATGTTCGGGGTGCGAGGCTGGCAATGGTGGCGACGCCTGATCCTGCCCGGTATCTTCCCCTATTACGTCACCGGAGCGCTGACCGCGTCCGGCGGTTCGTGGAATGCGAGCATCGTCGCCGAGGCCGTGTCCTGGGGATCGACCCACCTGCGCGCGACGGGGCTCGGCAGCTATATCGCGGACGCGACCGCGGCCGGGGACAGCGCGCGTGTGCTGCTCGGCATCATGGTCATGTCGGTGTTCGTGATCGCGATCAATCGCCTGCTCTTCCGCCCGCTCTACCGCATCTCCGAACGCCGCCTGCGCCTGTCCTGA